The Gopherus evgoodei ecotype Sinaloan lineage chromosome 8, rGopEvg1_v1.p, whole genome shotgun sequence genome includes a region encoding these proteins:
- the TCTEX1D4 gene encoding tctex1 domain-containing protein 4 yields MSQPLLESHTGADGERPRCHPGDMAGKPLALSQFNQAVASENPEATRLRAGSLSTHRRSHSVDNPPRPLMRLKSIEEGKPPSLHSRRSSVMSITNAPFTSRRNSVSMAMGGRRLSIGPWMHSGRVSFSGLPLFQPIRETQYENTYKTRPDEGCKFNACRAQQALESTLTSYLGDAKYNPVTSGQLAQSLSELIRSRLKDLTPPRYKLVCNVFLGQQGQQSLQVASRCLWDPENDSVASATFVNASLFAVATVHGLYFE; encoded by the exons ATGTCCCAGCCCCTCCTGGAAAGTCACACAGGAGCTGACGGGGAAAG ACCCAGGTGTCACCCCGGGGACATGGCAGGCAAGCCGCTAGCACTGTCCCAGTTCAACCAGGCGGTAGCATCAGAGAACCCAGAGGCCACACGCCTGAGGGCGGGCTCGCTGTCCACCCACCGCAGATCTCACTCCGTGGACAACCCGCCCAGGCCCCTGATGCGGCTGAAGAGCATAGAGGAGGGGAAGCCGCCCTCCCTGCACTCCCGGAGGAGCTCCGTCATGAGCATCACCAATGCCCCCTTCACCAGCCGAAGAAACTCTGTCTCCATGGCAATGGGAGGGAGGCGCCTCTCCATCGGCCCCTGGATGCACAGCGGGCGGGTGAGCTTCTCGGGGCTCCCCCTCTTCCAGCCCATCCGGGAGACGCAGTATGAGAACACCTACAAGACCCGGCCAGACGAAGGCTGCAAATTCAACGCCTGCCGGGCCCAGCAGGCACTGGAATCCACCCTCACCAGTTACCTGGGGGATGCCAAGTACAACCCGGTGACAAGCGGGCAGCTAGCCCAGAGCCTGTCTGAGCTCATCCGCAGCCGCCTGAAGGACCTCACCCCACCCCGCTACAAGCTGGTCTGTAATGTCTTCCTGGGCCAGCAGGGCCAGCAGAGCCTGCAGGTGGCCAGCCGCTGCCTCTGGGACCCAGAGAACGACAGCGTCGCCTCTGCCACCTTTGTCAATGCCTCCCTCTTTGCCGTGGCCACGGTGCACGGGCTGTACTTCGAGTAG